The following proteins are encoded in a genomic region of Microbacterium sp. NC79:
- a CDS encoding error-prone DNA polymerase, with protein MGFSNPPISWSELERTLTETRRAKTTPTGADGGDSPAWSHKRGEYVAPPRQRPDDAVPYAELHAHSSFSFLDGASSPEELVEEADRLGLHAMAITDHDGFYGIVRFAEAAEQTDLKTVFGSELSLQLPSRQNGEADPVGTHLLVLARGEQGYHRLAGALTRGQLQGGQKGRPVYVWEELAAASGQEWAVLTGCRKSSVRQALDISESAASQELDRLTALFGHDNVYVELTDQGDPRDTARNDALAALAVKHRLPTLATNNVHYATPPQARLHAAVAAVRANRSMEELDGWLPASGGAFLRSGAEMTARFRRYPGAVANTVTLADEVAFPLRRARPALPKQEVPDGHTPMSWLRHLVWEAVPDKYPNLTPEDRDRINRELDVIERKDFPGYFLIVHDIVQEARRRGILCQGRGSAANSAVCYLLHITAVDAIAYGLPFERFLSTLRHEEPDIDVDFDSDRREEIIQWVYGRYGRERAAQVANVIQYRPKNAVRDMAKALGYSTGQQDAWSKQVERWGAELSTQTAHDIPDQVIEYATELLKAPRHLGIHSGGMVLTDRPVGEVVPVEHATKENRTVIQWDKDDAAWMGLVKFDLLGLGMLAALQHCFDLIAETTGERWALDTIPKEEKGVYDMLCRADSIGVFQVESRAQMGLLPRLQPRRFYELVIQIALIRPGPIQGGAVHPFVRRKLGQEKVTYPHPKLKPVLERTMGIPVFQEQLMQMAMAIGNCSGEDADLLRRAMGSKRGLERIDSLKEKLYAGMASNGLSGEEADAIYTKIQAFANFGFAESHSLSFGLLVYASSWLKLHYPAAFLAGLLRSQPMGFYSPATLVADARRHGVQVLRPDLALSEATDGMEALGDDTSPTGLEQCTHREQSPVGVFDINEPEDTARHRRDGAFAVRLGLAGVTGVGETTAQRIVSERRQNGMFRDLHDLVRRTGVTSTQVEALATAGAFDCLGISRREALWLAGNAALDRPEFLPGTVMAVQPPLFTDPTSYETLASDLWATGVSTTDHPMTHFRAQLDARGVLTSRELRNHENERRVYVAGLVTHRQRPATASGITFINLEDEAGLTNVICSVGVWQKYRAIVRDSPALIARGILERSPEGVTNLIADAFEDLRVGLQHNSRDFR; from the coding sequence ATGGGTTTTTCGAATCCCCCCATCTCATGGTCCGAACTCGAGCGCACGCTCACCGAAACCCGGCGCGCCAAGACGACGCCCACCGGTGCGGACGGCGGCGATTCCCCCGCTTGGTCGCACAAGCGCGGTGAATACGTTGCCCCGCCAAGGCAACGGCCTGACGATGCGGTTCCGTATGCAGAGCTACACGCACACTCTTCGTTCTCCTTTCTCGATGGCGCTTCTAGCCCGGAAGAACTCGTCGAAGAGGCAGATCGTCTTGGGCTCCACGCGATGGCGATAACCGATCATGACGGCTTCTACGGCATCGTGCGGTTCGCGGAGGCTGCCGAGCAAACTGACCTCAAGACTGTGTTTGGTAGCGAACTGTCGTTGCAATTGCCGAGCAGACAAAACGGTGAGGCTGATCCGGTTGGCACGCATTTGTTGGTGCTCGCGCGGGGTGAGCAAGGCTATCACCGGCTTGCAGGCGCTCTCACCCGTGGCCAGCTGCAGGGCGGGCAAAAAGGACGCCCTGTGTATGTCTGGGAAGAACTTGCCGCGGCTTCTGGCCAGGAGTGGGCCGTTCTTACCGGCTGTAGAAAGAGCTCGGTGCGCCAAGCGCTGGACATCAGCGAAAGCGCCGCTTCACAAGAACTTGATCGCCTCACCGCGCTCTTCGGCCACGACAATGTGTACGTCGAACTCACCGATCAGGGAGATCCGCGTGACACCGCGCGCAACGATGCCCTTGCCGCGCTCGCAGTCAAACATCGCCTCCCAACCCTTGCCACAAACAACGTGCACTACGCCACGCCCCCGCAAGCCCGGTTGCACGCTGCGGTCGCTGCGGTACGCGCAAACCGCAGCATGGAAGAGCTCGACGGGTGGCTCCCCGCAAGCGGCGGCGCGTTCCTGCGCTCAGGCGCGGAGATGACGGCACGGTTCCGGCGCTACCCAGGGGCGGTAGCAAACACGGTGACGCTGGCCGACGAAGTGGCTTTTCCCCTCCGCCGAGCGCGTCCTGCACTCCCCAAACAGGAGGTTCCTGACGGCCACACGCCGATGAGTTGGCTTCGCCACCTGGTGTGGGAGGCGGTGCCAGACAAATACCCCAACCTGACGCCAGAAGATCGAGATCGCATCAATAGAGAGCTCGATGTGATCGAGCGTAAAGATTTTCCTGGCTATTTCCTCATCGTCCACGACATCGTGCAAGAAGCACGGCGGCGTGGCATCCTCTGTCAGGGCCGCGGTTCTGCGGCAAACAGCGCGGTGTGTTATCTCCTCCATATCACCGCCGTGGATGCGATCGCGTACGGCCTGCCGTTTGAGCGCTTCTTATCGACTCTTCGTCATGAAGAGCCGGATATCGACGTCGACTTTGACTCCGATCGTCGCGAAGAAATTATTCAGTGGGTGTACGGCCGGTACGGGCGTGAGCGCGCTGCACAGGTCGCCAACGTCATTCAGTACCGCCCCAAGAATGCGGTGCGCGATATGGCTAAGGCGCTGGGGTACTCCACAGGTCAACAGGACGCCTGGTCGAAGCAGGTCGAGCGTTGGGGTGCCGAGCTGTCAACCCAAACCGCTCACGATATTCCCGACCAGGTCATCGAGTACGCCACTGAACTTCTCAAAGCACCGCGACACCTGGGTATTCACTCGGGTGGCATGGTGCTCACGGATCGCCCGGTCGGTGAGGTCGTACCTGTCGAACACGCCACAAAAGAGAACCGCACCGTCATTCAGTGGGACAAAGACGACGCCGCTTGGATGGGGCTCGTGAAGTTTGATCTGCTCGGCCTTGGCATGCTGGCCGCCCTCCAACACTGCTTCGACCTCATCGCTGAGACCACGGGTGAGCGCTGGGCGCTCGACACCATCCCCAAAGAAGAAAAGGGCGTGTACGACATGCTGTGCCGCGCCGACTCTATCGGCGTCTTCCAGGTTGAGTCCCGCGCACAAATGGGTCTCCTCCCCCGTCTCCAGCCACGCCGGTTCTACGAACTCGTCATTCAGATCGCCCTGATTCGTCCCGGCCCCATTCAAGGTGGTGCGGTACACCCGTTCGTGCGGCGCAAGCTGGGCCAGGAGAAGGTCACGTACCCGCACCCCAAGCTCAAGCCCGTGCTGGAGCGCACCATGGGCATACCGGTCTTCCAAGAGCAGCTCATGCAGATGGCTATGGCCATCGGTAACTGTTCTGGTGAAGACGCCGATCTCCTTCGTCGTGCGATGGGTTCCAAGCGGGGGCTTGAGCGTATCGATTCATTGAAAGAGAAGCTGTATGCCGGTATGGCGAGCAACGGGCTGAGCGGCGAAGAAGCCGACGCGATCTACACAAAGATTCAAGCGTTCGCGAACTTCGGGTTCGCCGAATCCCACTCGCTCTCGTTCGGGCTTTTGGTGTACGCCAGTTCCTGGCTCAAGTTGCACTATCCAGCCGCGTTTCTCGCCGGACTCCTCCGCTCCCAGCCGATGGGGTTCTACTCGCCAGCGACTCTAGTTGCTGACGCCCGCCGTCATGGCGTGCAGGTCTTACGTCCTGATCTCGCGCTCTCCGAAGCCACCGACGGCATGGAAGCGCTGGGCGATGACACCTCGCCCACCGGACTCGAGCAGTGCACGCATCGAGAACAATCGCCCGTCGGCGTCTTCGACATCAACGAGCCAGAAGATACCGCACGGCATCGTCGCGATGGCGCTTTTGCGGTCAGGCTCGGTCTCGCCGGTGTGACAGGTGTCGGTGAGACAACCGCGCAACGCATCGTGAGTGAGCGGCGCCAGAACGGCATGTTCCGCGACCTTCACGATCTGGTGCGCCGCACCGGCGTCACCTCGACGCAAGTCGAAGCACTAGCCACAGCCGGTGCCTTCGATTGCCTCGGTATTTCGCGGCGCGAAGCGCTCTGGCTTGCAGGCAACGCGGCGCTTGACCGCCCCGAGTTTCTCCCCGGTACCGTCATGGCTGTGCAGCCGCCGCTGTTCACCGATCCCACGAGCTACGAGACGCTTGCATCCGATCTCTGGGCAACCGGAGTATCCACCACCGACCATCCGATGACACATTTCCGCGCACAGCTTGATGCACGCGGGGTTCTCACCTCACGAGAATTGCGGAACCATGAGAATGAGCGCCGCGTGTACGTTGCGGGGCTCGTGACACACCGACAGCGCCCGGCAACGGCCTCAGGCATCACCTTCATCAACCTCGAAGACGAAGCCGGACTCACCAACGTGATCTGTTCCGTCGGCGTATGGCAAAAGTATCGTGCCATCGTGCGCGACTCCCCCGCGCTCATTGCGCGCGGCATTTTGGAGCGTTCCCCTGAGGGCGTCACGAACCTCATCGCGGATGCCTTCGAAGACCTCCGGGTGGGGCTACAGCACAACTCACGAGACTTCCGCTGA
- a CDS encoding globin domain-containing protein produces the protein MKLSPASEAIVAATAGVVAEHAEAITRVFYPAMFEAHPELLNVFNRANQAIGEQPKALAASVVAFAVQLITPDAPDFSPVMRRIAHKHVSLGIPARSYTIVGRHLLDAVGTVLGDAVTPEVRAAWDEVYWLFATALIAEEAKLYALGGTNPDDPWREYRVVERSEESGDAFSLVLAPLSGETPAHTTGQYVAIAVDLPDGTRQPRQYTISSGPRGDALRVTIKRVHGVNGTPDGQVSTWLYENAKPGTVLQLSQPAGDVVLDNSDEPLVLVSAGIGITPVAAILEDLSRRQPDRTVRLFHADRDHDSHALYSSLRSQIVSMGDAKAQNWYEAGADVAPTIHPAKPGYMNLDDVDLPVNPRVFMCGPLAFMQAARTTLISRGVASDRIHYEVFGPDLWAQQPDIAAA, from the coding sequence ATGAAGCTCTCACCCGCGTCGGAAGCCATCGTCGCCGCGACCGCTGGCGTCGTCGCAGAACACGCTGAAGCCATCACCCGTGTGTTCTACCCGGCGATGTTCGAAGCGCACCCGGAACTGCTGAACGTGTTCAACCGCGCCAACCAGGCCATTGGCGAGCAGCCGAAGGCTCTGGCCGCGTCTGTCGTTGCATTTGCCGTCCAGCTCATCACACCGGATGCCCCGGATTTCTCGCCCGTCATGCGGCGCATCGCGCACAAGCACGTCTCGCTTGGCATTCCGGCGCGTTCGTACACGATCGTCGGACGCCACCTCCTTGACGCCGTCGGCACCGTGCTCGGCGATGCGGTCACACCGGAAGTGCGCGCCGCATGGGACGAGGTGTACTGGCTTTTTGCCACGGCTCTCATTGCCGAGGAAGCAAAACTGTACGCACTCGGCGGCACCAACCCGGATGACCCGTGGCGCGAATACCGTGTCGTTGAGCGTTCTGAAGAATCTGGCGATGCATTCTCGCTCGTTCTCGCGCCGCTTAGTGGTGAGACACCTGCGCACACCACTGGCCAGTACGTGGCTATCGCCGTTGACCTTCCGGATGGAACGCGCCAGCCCCGCCAGTACACGATCTCGTCTGGACCCCGCGGAGACGCCCTGCGCGTCACGATCAAGCGTGTGCACGGTGTGAACGGCACTCCGGATGGCCAGGTGTCGACGTGGTTGTACGAGAACGCGAAGCCCGGAACCGTTCTGCAACTGTCGCAACCTGCCGGTGACGTCGTGCTCGACAACTCGGACGAGCCGCTTGTTCTGGTGTCGGCGGGCATCGGCATCACGCCGGTCGCCGCGATCTTGGAAGACCTGTCGCGCCGTCAGCCCGACCGCACCGTGCGTCTGTTCCACGCCGACCGCGACCACGACTCGCACGCACTGTACTCATCGTTGCGGAGCCAGATCGTGTCAATGGGTGACGCCAAGGCGCAGAACTGGTACGAGGCGGGTGCCGATGTTGCGCCGACGATCCACCCGGCAAAGCCCGGCTACATGAACCTCGACGATGTTGACCTGCCGGTGAACCCACGCGTATTCATGTGTGGTCCGCTCGCCTTCATGCAGGCAGCGCGCACCACCCTGATCAGCCGCGGGGTGGCGAGCGACCGCATCCACTACGAGGTTTTCGGACCCGACCTGTGGGCGCAGCAGCCTGATATCGCTGCCGCGTAA
- a CDS encoding helix-turn-helix domain-containing protein, which yields MPRRAHDFRGLTQPRRLILLRAVHQVPGRRAGELASETGIPLNTVRDHLRVLEDEGLIRVDTVQVGTAGRPPVTYHPVRDAAAHPVAHARIEGAHERGRLLRAITPAEASPLDEPAQRQLDVLYEHLDDAGLEPHIDEASLTFELAPCRYHDMIDEDRALVCGVHARLVQDVLRQSEGPLALRKLQPFVTAHQCRVMLTRRADTAGRADTTRTAGPSVTTATNTSGQRATPAHDAGH from the coding sequence ATGCCTCGTCGTGCCCATGATTTTCGCGGGCTCACCCAGCCGCGTCGATTGATTCTGCTTCGCGCTGTGCATCAAGTCCCCGGACGACGTGCTGGTGAGTTGGCCTCCGAAACCGGCATCCCGCTCAATACGGTGCGCGATCACTTGCGCGTGCTCGAAGATGAGGGTCTGATTCGCGTCGACACCGTTCAGGTGGGCACGGCAGGTCGCCCACCAGTGACCTACCACCCCGTCCGCGACGCCGCCGCCCACCCGGTGGCGCATGCACGCATCGAAGGCGCACACGAACGCGGACGCCTGCTGCGGGCGATCACCCCGGCAGAAGCCTCCCCGCTCGATGAGCCTGCGCAGCGCCAACTTGACGTCCTCTACGAGCACCTCGACGACGCCGGCCTCGAACCACACATCGACGAAGCATCATTGACGTTTGAACTCGCGCCGTGCCGATACCACGACATGATTGACGAGGATCGCGCACTGGTGTGCGGCGTGCACGCCCGTCTCGTACAGGACGTGCTCCGCCAGAGCGAAGGACCGCTTGCGCTCCGCAAACTTCAGCCCTTCGTCACCGCGCATCAGTGCCGTGTGATGCTTACCCGCCGCGCGGACACGGCGGGCCGCGCCGACACGACTCGCACCGCCGGCCCGAGCGTAACCACCGCGACAAACACCTCAGGTCAGCGGGCCACACCCGCTCACGACGCAGGGCACTGA
- a CDS encoding lipase family protein produces the protein MTSDPTSAQPRAGVFTWLRTTYRRLPTPPRWLGAVLGVVCVLAGLYVMFRPFLSWGVLIVVLVGALLLAAVAEVVSAGPLWARVVRGVAWFVVAALVLFWPGLTITMLVALVAASLAITGVSRIVQAVRGSRPERFASVVSGIAAILLAITALAWPDATVFVVAAIFGVQLVLFGASLLMRAWRGRIRNTPGSGGAAVARSRGARLRGSIAATLAFTGSVALLVGSLALSGTPQPGPFYDAPAHLPAEPGILLASEPFERDVPDGSEGWKILYTTTNGDDEVIVASGLVVSPKGAKASPVIAWAHGTTGFAVGCAPSLLPHPFVAGGMPATDAVLSAGWSIVATDYPGLGTSGVQPYLIGEGEGRAVLDAVRAASQLEHTSLAGDTVVWGHSQGGHASLWAGGLASTYAPELSIVGVAAMAPASDLPVLLTGIADAPIGSVFGSFALAAYAGTYDNVESQDYVRPGAQLMMQEMHARCLTDPATLVSLATALSADGTVWAQSPGKGALGAQATANVPRMRILAPVLLAQGLTDTLVLPTMQEGYVADQCDAGQVIDYREYPGADHMGLVADTQLMSDLMTWTGDRFAGVPVVAQCPAS, from the coding sequence GTGACGTCCGATCCGACCTCCGCCCAACCGCGCGCGGGAGTATTTACCTGGCTACGAACGACCTATCGACGGCTCCCGACACCACCACGCTGGCTCGGGGCCGTGCTGGGTGTGGTCTGCGTTCTTGCGGGCCTCTACGTGATGTTTCGCCCGTTCCTGTCGTGGGGCGTGCTCATCGTTGTGCTCGTCGGTGCCTTACTCCTCGCGGCTGTCGCCGAGGTGGTGTCTGCGGGCCCGCTGTGGGCGCGCGTTGTGCGCGGCGTTGCCTGGTTCGTGGTCGCCGCCCTCGTCCTCTTTTGGCCGGGGCTGACGATCACCATGCTGGTCGCGCTGGTGGCCGCCTCGCTCGCGATCACCGGTGTCAGTAGAATCGTGCAGGCCGTGCGGGGGAGTCGCCCAGAACGCTTCGCCAGCGTCGTCTCCGGTATCGCCGCGATCCTGCTCGCGATCACGGCTCTGGCCTGGCCGGATGCCACGGTTTTCGTTGTCGCTGCCATCTTCGGTGTGCAGCTGGTGCTTTTTGGTGCTTCGCTACTCATGCGTGCCTGGCGAGGCCGAATTCGCAACACCCCAGGCTCCGGCGGTGCCGCCGTCGCGCGCAGTCGGGGTGCACGTTTGCGCGGTTCAATCGCCGCAACCCTCGCCTTCACCGGCTCGGTAGCGCTGCTTGTGGGTAGCCTCGCGCTGAGCGGCACGCCCCAACCCGGCCCCTTCTACGATGCGCCCGCACATCTGCCAGCGGAGCCCGGAATTTTGCTCGCATCGGAACCATTTGAGCGCGACGTGCCCGATGGTTCCGAAGGCTGGAAGATTTTGTACACCACGACAAATGGGGATGACGAGGTGATCGTTGCCTCCGGTCTTGTTGTGAGCCCGAAGGGTGCCAAGGCGAGCCCGGTCATCGCGTGGGCACACGGCACGACCGGCTTCGCGGTCGGCTGCGCGCCTTCGTTGCTGCCGCACCCGTTTGTTGCCGGTGGCATGCCTGCCACTGACGCTGTGCTTTCGGCGGGATGGAGTATCGTCGCGACGGATTATCCGGGTCTCGGTACCAGCGGAGTGCAACCGTATCTGATCGGTGAAGGCGAAGGACGAGCAGTGCTTGATGCGGTGCGTGCTGCCAGCCAGCTTGAGCACACATCGCTCGCCGGCGATACCGTCGTGTGGGGACACTCGCAGGGCGGGCACGCCAGCTTGTGGGCGGGTGGTCTCGCCTCGACATACGCCCCGGAACTGTCCATCGTGGGAGTGGCCGCAATGGCGCCTGCCAGCGACCTGCCCGTGTTGTTGACCGGCATCGCTGACGCGCCCATTGGTTCCGTTTTTGGGTCTTTCGCTCTGGCCGCGTACGCCGGGACGTACGACAACGTCGAATCGCAGGACTACGTGCGTCCTGGTGCGCAACTGATGATGCAGGAAATGCACGCACGGTGTTTGACCGACCCGGCGACGTTGGTGTCGTTAGCAACTGCGTTGAGCGCTGACGGAACCGTCTGGGCGCAGTCGCCTGGCAAGGGTGCGTTGGGTGCGCAGGCTACCGCCAACGTGCCGCGCATGCGGATCCTTGCGCCGGTACTGCTGGCGCAAGGACTGACCGACACCCTGGTGTTACCGACGATGCAGGAAGGCTACGTTGCCGATCAGTGTGATGCCGGGCAGGTGATTGATTACCGCGAGTACCCGGGCGCTGACCATATGGGGCTCGTTGCCGACACACAGTTGATGAGCGACCTGATGACGTGGACAGGTGATCGATTCGCCGGTGTGCCTGTGGTGGCTCAGTGCCCTGCGTCGTGA
- a CDS encoding TetR/AcrR family transcriptional regulator — protein MAHTPVDERRRALLAAAMRVVASRGLAAASTRAIVAEAGMSLASFHYAFASRDDLLEVLISEVIALEERAIAPKDVAGKTLTELLHDGLLGYLHHLQSDPAHEQAMLELTQYAIRDKSDLARDQYTAYTGMVMNALDIGAQATGTHWLVPLPTVARLLITLTDGLTMTWLVDRDDALAEQVVAAAAHAVSALAADNTSAS, from the coding sequence ATGGCGCACACACCGGTTGACGAGCGTCGTCGTGCGTTGCTGGCAGCCGCGATGCGCGTGGTTGCTTCGCGGGGGCTCGCGGCGGCATCGACTCGTGCGATCGTCGCGGAGGCGGGGATGTCGCTGGCGAGTTTTCATTACGCGTTCGCGTCCCGCGATGACCTGCTTGAGGTGTTGATCAGTGAGGTGATCGCTCTCGAAGAACGCGCCATCGCACCCAAGGACGTGGCGGGTAAGACACTCACCGAGCTGCTCCACGATGGGCTGCTCGGATACCTTCACCATCTGCAGTCTGACCCCGCGCACGAGCAAGCCATGCTCGAACTCACGCAATACGCGATTCGGGATAAGAGCGATCTCGCACGAGACCAGTACACCGCCTATACCGGCATGGTGATGAACGCACTCGATATCGGCGCGCAGGCAACCGGAACGCACTGGCTGGTTCCGCTGCCGACCGTTGCGCGTCTGCTCATCACACTGACCGATGGCCTCACGATGACGTGGCTTGTCGACCGCGATGATGCCCTCGCCGAACAGGTTGTGGCAGCCGCCGCGCACGCCGTATCTGCGCTCGCGGCAGACAACACCTCCGCGAGTTAG
- the dgt gene encoding deoxyguanosinetriphosphate triphosphohydrolase family protein, translating to MTLAEPATPSRTSRRYAEAESSQHSALSADDVTGPNPAAAAGSLATEQYRIDLERIRFSPYFGRLSDVTQVVPLSGVGPMAHNRLTHSLKVSAVARVIAANLAGAAARHRAYVRGERTDDDATGATIEALGGCDTIVAQGAAHAHDLGHPPFGHLGERVLDRIARDRLGLLEGFEGNAQSFRILVQLDTLGRNFPGLNLTASTRAATLKYPWTRGEWIGVTTAELAVSDRRRGVGADPIAGAGKFSAYALDAPQMEQALRAFPTIARGQQTVECAVMDLADDIAYAVHDLDEFARGGVLQKAEVAAEFLAWLSAASAFATMDAAELAATRRAPGTALELLWRRASMKDAWIADRDAFAEAVQRVSESINGSLLAAAYDGGIDSERAVSGFTRRWIEHLRTSVVVERDPHVRSGHVRLNQRAWHEVIVLKFVHAHFVLERPELALPQRGQARIVTDLTLGYDAWLTAPDDAPRAPRRLQEWVEEVTDNTFVMRDERPDAILGDASDAALRRQSRGRAIVDYVSSLSDQQAIATHRTMTGLT from the coding sequence ATGACTCTTGCGGAACCCGCCACCCCGTCGCGTACATCTCGCCGCTATGCCGAGGCCGAGTCGTCCCAGCACTCGGCGCTATCTGCCGACGATGTCACGGGCCCCAATCCGGCAGCGGCCGCAGGCTCGCTTGCGACGGAGCAGTATCGCATTGACCTTGAGCGAATCCGCTTTTCGCCCTACTTCGGCAGGCTCTCTGACGTCACGCAGGTGGTTCCGCTCTCTGGCGTCGGCCCGATGGCACACAACCGCCTCACCCACTCGCTCAAGGTGAGTGCTGTCGCCAGGGTGATTGCCGCCAACCTTGCGGGGGCAGCCGCGCGTCACCGCGCATATGTGCGTGGCGAACGCACAGACGACGATGCCACCGGTGCCACGATTGAGGCGCTCGGCGGGTGCGACACGATTGTCGCGCAGGGCGCCGCCCACGCGCATGATCTCGGTCACCCGCCGTTTGGCCATCTCGGTGAGCGGGTGCTTGATCGGATCGCGCGGGATCGACTGGGACTGCTGGAGGGGTTCGAAGGCAACGCCCAATCATTCCGTATCCTGGTGCAGCTCGACACGCTGGGGCGTAATTTTCCTGGCCTCAACCTAACCGCGAGCACGCGAGCTGCCACACTCAAATATCCGTGGACGCGTGGCGAATGGATCGGTGTGACCACCGCCGAACTCGCCGTTTCTGACCGCCGTCGTGGCGTGGGGGCAGACCCCATCGCCGGTGCAGGAAAGTTCTCAGCGTATGCGCTCGACGCGCCACAAATGGAGCAGGCGTTACGTGCATTCCCGACAATCGCTCGCGGCCAACAGACGGTCGAATGTGCCGTGATGGATCTCGCCGATGACATCGCGTACGCGGTGCATGATCTCGATGAATTCGCGCGCGGTGGAGTGTTGCAAAAGGCCGAAGTTGCGGCCGAGTTTCTGGCTTGGCTGTCGGCTGCCAGCGCATTCGCCACAATGGACGCCGCCGAACTTGCCGCGACGCGGCGGGCGCCTGGCACTGCGCTTGAGCTGCTGTGGCGACGCGCGTCGATGAAGGACGCATGGATCGCCGACCGCGACGCGTTTGCGGAGGCCGTGCAGCGGGTGAGCGAGAGCATCAATGGCTCATTGCTTGCGGCGGCATATGACGGCGGCATCGACAGTGAACGGGCTGTCTCGGGATTCACCCGCCGCTGGATCGAGCACCTTCGCACCTCGGTTGTCGTTGAGCGCGACCCCCATGTGCGTAGCGGTCACGTGCGTCTAAACCAGCGGGCCTGGCACGAGGTCATTGTGTTGAAGTTCGTGCACGCCCACTTTGTGTTGGAACGACCAGAACTCGCGCTGCCGCAGCGTGGGCAAGCCCGGATCGTCACCGATCTGACGCTCGGCTATGACGCCTGGTTGACTGCCCCAGACGATGCGCCTCGTGCGCCACGCCGGTTGCAGGAGTGGGTGGAGGAGGTTACCGACAACACCTTCGTGATGCGCGACGAACGCCCAGACGCCATCCTCGGCGACGCGAGCGACGCAGCCCTGCGCCGCCAGTCCCGCGGACGGGCGATCGTGGACTATGTGTCTTCGCTCAGCGACCAGCAGGCCATCGCGACTCACCGCACAATGACGGGCCTCACCTGA